A region of Candidatus Thermoplasmatota archaeon DNA encodes the following proteins:
- a CDS encoding V-type ATP synthase subunit B: MSNKDVEYTTVSEVAGPLMVVEGVKDVAYNEIVKIRTSSGEERTGQVLEVFENKAIVQVFEGTRGLDTKNTSARFIGETMKLGVSKDIIGRIFDGKGNPLDNAPPIIPEDRRDINGKPINPYSREYPREFIQTGISTIDGLNTLVRGQKLPIFSGNGLPHNELAAQIARQAKVLGKEEKFAVVFCAMGITAEEANLFIKDFEDTGALERTVMFLNLADDPTIERIILPRMALTCAEYLAFDLDMQVLVILTDMTNYAEALREIAAAREEVPGRRGYPGYMYTDLATIYERAGRIKGKKGSITQIPMLTMPDDDITHPIPDLTGYITEGQIVLDRGLHKKNIYPPISVLPCLSRLMDRGIGKDRTREDHADVANQLYAAYAEGCDLRDLVAIVGEDALSERDKKFLHFADEFEATFVSQGNHEDRSIEQTLDIAWKLLAKLTAPELKKIREEYIKKYFLKTEEKE; this comes from the coding sequence ATGAGTAACAAGGATGTAGAGTACACAACAGTCTCAGAGGTTGCTGGGCCCTTGATGGTTGTTGAAGGTGTTAAAGACGTTGCTTATAACGAGATCGTAAAAATTAGGACGTCATCTGGTGAAGAAAGAACAGGTCAGGTGCTTGAAGTTTTTGAAAACAAGGCCATAGTACAAGTCTTCGAAGGCACTAGAGGACTTGATACAAAAAACACTTCAGCTCGTTTCATTGGTGAAACAATGAAACTGGGTGTATCAAAGGATATAATCGGTAGGATATTTGATGGCAAAGGCAACCCATTGGATAACGCGCCACCAATTATTCCCGAGGATAGACGTGACATAAACGGTAAACCAATCAACCCGTATTCAAGAGAATACCCTAGGGAGTTCATCCAGACTGGTATCTCTACAATCGATGGTTTGAACACGTTGGTTCGCGGCCAGAAACTACCTATTTTCTCTGGCAACGGTCTGCCGCATAACGAGCTTGCTGCACAGATAGCTAGACAAGCAAAAGTACTAGGCAAAGAAGAAAAATTCGCTGTTGTCTTCTGCGCTATGGGTATAACAGCTGAGGAGGCGAACCTTTTCATAAAGGATTTTGAGGACACAGGGGCGTTAGAGAGAACAGTTATGTTCCTTAACTTGGCTGATGACCCCACAATTGAAAGAATCATCCTACCTCGTATGGCTCTTACGTGCGCTGAATACCTAGCTTTTGATTTAGACATGCAGGTTCTAGTTATCCTCACAGATATGACAAACTATGCTGAGGCGTTAAGGGAAATAGCGGCAGCAAGAGAAGAGGTACCAGGTCGAAGGGGGTATCCTGGTTATATGTACACTGATCTTGCGACGATATATGAAAGAGCTGGGAGGATCAAAGGAAAAAAAGGTTCAATTACACAGATACCTATGCTTACAATGCCTGATGATGATATCACCCACCCTATACCTGATCTAACAGGGTACATAACAGAGGGTCAGATTGTTTTAGACCGAGGGCTTCACAAAAAAAATATTTATCCACCCATATCTGTGCTGCCATGTCTATCGCGTCTAATGGATAGAGGAATAGGCAAAGACAGAACAAGGGAAGACCATGCTGATGTTGCCAACCAGTTATATGCAGCATACGCAGAAGGCTGCGACCTTAGGGATCTTGTAGCGATAGTCGGAGAGGATGCCCTCTCTGAGCGCGATAAAAAGTTTCTGCATTTCGCAGACGAATTCGAAGCAACTTTTGTTTCACAAGGAAATCATGAGGATAGGAGCATTGAACAAACACTA